One segment of Schistocerca nitens isolate TAMUIC-IGC-003100 chromosome 3, iqSchNite1.1, whole genome shotgun sequence DNA contains the following:
- the LOC126249293 gene encoding uncharacterized protein LOC126249293, translating into MIASLTALAKENSKEHHVIAMDMQQTFPTPKLTVGPALYKRKIWTYGIHDCGSNKGYMFLWSEEDGGRSSDEVGSCLLKYLEITNPQTKHLHIITDNCKGQTKNWTIIALERSLVATKRFDAVQHYFPVVGRTMLPCNRDFGRIERYARNRRPIVYTPDEWAEVIKCVSPKHFIVTKMEREDFRSLESLKTLISKRTESTSGDPHHFSEATQFKFESEDPFKLSVKHSYSDIGAFMSVDIHVKKKGRLVEPNPYQLPIKYRKPLPINQKKIDDVLSLMPYIPETNKDFFRSCTGNNVYNDEVEELP; encoded by the coding sequence atgattgcgtctttaactgctctggctaaagaaaattcgaaagagcatcatgtgatagcaatggatatgcagcaaacgttccccacacctaaactaacagttggtccagcactttacaagaggaaaatatggacatatggtatccatgactgtggatcaaataagggttatatgtttctgtggagcgaggaagatggaggacggagttcagatgaggttgggagctgcttattgaagtacttggagataactaatcctcagacaaaacatctccacataatcacagacaactgcaagggtcagacaaagaactggactattattgctttggaaaggtcccttgttgctaccaaaagatttgatgctgtccagcattacttccctgtggtaggtcgcaccatgctaccttgcaatcgtgattttggtcgcattgaacggtatgcaagaaacagacgtccaatagtgtatactccagatgaatgggcagaagtaataaaatgcgtgagtccaaaacatttcattgtaactaaaatggaaagagaagacttcagaagtttggaaagcctgaagacattgatctcaaagcgtacagaatccacgtctggagatccccaccatttcagtgaagctactcaatttaagtttgagtctgaagatcccttcaagctaagtgtaaagcactcttattcagacataggagctttcatgtcagtggatattcatgtcaaaaagaaaggaaggctagtcgaaccaaatccatatcagctgccaataaagtacagaaagccactaccaattaaccagaaaaaaattgatgatgtactgtctcttatgccatacatacctgaaacaaataaagatttctttcggtcatgtactggaaataatgtgtacaatgatgaggtagaggaacttccttga